A part of Hippea maritima DSM 10411 genomic DNA contains:
- a CDS encoding proline dehydrogenase family protein: MSLFNKSVSMFIDKVPPSTVAVFAKRYIAGPNLEDAVRVTKQLNAQGAMTTIDVLGEFVSNKEETEHFRDLAIKVLEAIDSHQLDANLSLKLTQMGLKLSKALCLDNIEKIFKRAKELGIFVRIDMEDSTCTDDTLEIYRNYRDEFNIGTVLQAYMRRTINDIEKLSDGRLNFRLCKGIYIEPRKIAYQEKDIVRDNYTYCLETLFKKKAYVGIATHDEYLVFHAERLIREYGLKRNEYEYQMLLGVDEELREIILSRGHRLRVYVPFGRDWLPYSIRRLKENPNLIKSALEGYLR; the protein is encoded by the coding sequence ATGTCGCTTTTTAACAAAAGCGTAAGCATGTTTATAGATAAGGTTCCACCATCAACAGTAGCAGTATTTGCTAAACGTTATATAGCAGGGCCAAATCTTGAAGATGCGGTAAGGGTTACAAAGCAACTAAATGCCCAAGGAGCTATGACAACGATAGACGTACTGGGCGAATTTGTTTCAAACAAAGAGGAAACGGAACATTTCAGGGATTTGGCCATTAAGGTATTAGAGGCCATAGATAGCCACCAACTCGATGCAAACCTCTCGCTCAAACTGACGCAAATGGGCCTTAAGTTATCCAAGGCCCTCTGTCTTGATAACATAGAAAAGATATTCAAAAGAGCCAAAGAGTTAGGAATATTTGTAAGAATAGACATGGAGGATTCAACCTGCACTGATGATACTTTAGAGATCTACAGAAACTACAGGGATGAATTCAACATAGGCACTGTGCTTCAAGCCTACATGAGACGTACCATAAACGACATAGAAAAACTCTCAGACGGAAGGCTAAACTTTAGACTATGTAAAGGCATCTACATAGAACCAAGAAAAATAGCCTACCAAGAAAAAGACATTGTAAGGGATAATTACACCTATTGCCTTGAAACACTCTTTAAAAAGAAAGCCTATGTGGGCATAGCAACTCACGACGAATATCTCGTATTTCACGCAGAAAGACTTATAAGAGAATACGGCCTTAAACGGAATGAATATGAATATCAGATGTTACTTGGCGTTGATGAAGAACTCAGGGAAATCATCCTAAGCAGAGGACATCGCTTAAGGGTTTATGTGCCGTTTGGCAGGGATTGGCTACCCTATTCAATAAGAAGGCTTAAAGAAAACCCAAATCTCATTAAATCGGCTTTGGAAGGATACCTAAGGTGA